The following is a genomic window from Hyalangium gracile.
GGCTGTTGTAGGTGAGCCCCTGGATGCGCGTCACGCCGTGGTTCGTGGTGACGTAGAGGTCCCCGCGATGCGGGCCGCGCGTCACGCGAGCGCAGTTGAGGATGCTGCGGTCCTCCTCGTAGTGGAAGTCGTTCGTGTTGTGGATGCCGATCTGCTTGCCCGCGTTCGACGCTCCGGTGGTGCGCCAGATGTGCTCCTCGAGCGCGACGCTCCCATCGGGCAGGAGGCGGACCGCGTCGAGGTCTCCCTTCTGGTACTCGGCGTAGCGCTCGGGCGTGTAGTTCGGCTCGCCCGGACCCGGGATGTACGTACGCTGCGAGATGCCCTCCGCGCGCTGCATCTCGGCGGCGCGATACCCCACGTAGGCGCGCCCGGCCTCGCCGCCGCAGATGACCGTGGAGCCGATGGCCAGCGAGTCCCGACCGAACGGCTGGCGCGCCTGACCGACGCCCGTCGTCCACGTCGGAGCCGTGTCGCCCGGACGCAGCACGCCGATGCGGTTGCCGTCGAGGAGCCAGAGGTTCAGCCCCTCATCCAGTCCGACGCTCTGCGGTGTGCCGACGCCAAACGTCCGCGTGTAGTCGAGCATCGCGTCCACCGGCCACGGGCCCGGCTCCGGCGGCGTGCCCTGCTCGGGCGGAGTGCCGGCATCCGGAGTGCCCGCATCGGGCGTCTCCCCCTCCCCTTCTGATGGAGAAGCCGGGGGTGTGCCGGCATCTCCCCAGGGAATGGGAGGCTCCCCCGAGGGAACTTCGGTTCCCTCCCAGGTCCCCTGCCCTTGTTCCCCCTGCAAGTCGATTGTCCTGGCCCGGTCATCGCAACCCACCGCGAGACATGAGATGACCGCGAGCCCAGCCCCCAAGGCGCCTGTACGAATACCCATCCATCCCTCCCCGATGGGACTCGTTCGCAAATCCCGGGCCGACGGCCCGAGCGGGAGCAGGGCAAGACCGACGACGCTACTGCCCCCTTGGCTGCCCCCCAGTGGAGCTTCGCGGACATGTGCTCGGAGGCAAGTGGGGACCGCCGCACAGGTTTCGTCGCGGGGGGCCTTTACGGGCGTGGCGCATCGCTCTTGAATCCCTATCTGGGCAGAGGATTTTGGAGCGGGGCTCCACGGGTGAGAGGCGAACGAATGCGGCAGGAGGCTGGCGCGAAGACAGGGCTGTTCGCCTCTGTCCTCGACGGCCACCCACACCAGGCCGAGCGCCGCGCGCGACTCCTGCGGGTGGTGCCGTTTGTCCTCGCCCTGCACCTGCTCGCCCTCGTGCTCCTCTCGAGGGAACGCACGGAGCCCGTTCGCCTTCCCGCTCGCGCGGGGGATGAGGCCGCGCCCGTCCTCACGCTCCTGGCGGCCCGGCCCGCCATTGCCTCGGCTGTGCCCGCGCCGGCCGCCGCACCCGCTCCAGCCGTCCCTCGGAGCAGGGTCGCCCGCAAGGCGCTCCCCCAGCCGAAGCCGCCACCGACGCCTGCGCCCGAGCCCACCCCACCGTCTCCTCCTGCCGAGCAGGTCCCCGCGGTCGCCGACGCAGCCTGGTCCTCGCACGACACCTCCGAAGCCACGGGCGGTGCTGTCCCCCCGGACGTCGCGCTGGACGGCGTGGCGGAAGCCGCCGTGGCGGGAGTGATGGGCGGGCTGCTGCGCGGAGTGCTCGCCAGCGGTGTGCCGCCGCCACCGCCGCCCCTGTCCCCCGAGGAGCGGGAGGAGTGGGTGGTGCGCTACATGGAGACGCTCATCCGCAGCCGGTTCATGCACGTGCGCTACCCGCACCTGGCGTCCGCGGCGGGCATCACGGGAGAGGTGCTGCTGCGCGTGTCCATCAGCGCCCAGGGCCGGCTGCTGAAGCTGGAGCTGCTCGGCCGCTGTCCGCACCCGGTGCTGTGCGACGCCGCGCAGGAGACCGTGCGCAACGCCGAGCCGTTTCCCCCGCCGCCGCCGGAGCTGGGCACCCCCTTCCTCCTGGAGCTGCCCTTCCGCTACCACCTCAACTGAGGCGCGAGCGCCACGTCCGGCTCAAGCGGCCCGGTCCGCGACGGCGACGAGCCGCTCGTGCAGGAGGAGGAGCGCCAGCGCGCAGCAGGCGAGGAGCGGGCCGATGGCCTGAAGTCCGAAGCGCTCGGTGACGAGGCCGGCGACGCTGGGCACCACGGCCACGCCCAGGGTCGCGGCACTCACCTGGAAACCGACCGCGTGCGGAGCGAGCCGCTCGCCCACGCGCCGAGGCGTCTCGGCCATGAGCCCTGGATAGATGTTGGCCAGGCAGAAGGAGAGCAGCGGCAGCGCGGCGGCCTCCAGGGGCAGCCCGGGGATGGCGAAGAGCACCGCGGAGATGAGCGCGCCCAGGGTGGCGAACCGCAGCATGCGGACCTGCCCCACCCGCTCGACGACGAAGCCCAGGACGATGCGCCCTGTGAGCAGCCCGCCCCAGTAGGCGGCGACCCAGCTTCCGGCAGCGGGCGGAGCGACGCCTCGCGCCTCGGTGAGCAGGGTATAGCTCCACTGGCCGGCGGAGACCTCGAGCCCGGTGTAGAAGAAGAAGATCACGATCTGCAGCCACACCCTGCCCTTGCGGAGGGCGGAGAGGCCGCTGACGGGAGGCTCCTCCAGCGGCACGGGCCCCACGTTGCCGGGCGCATCCACCACCACCTGCGTCGGAGGCTGTCCCGCCTCCCAGCGGCTCTTCGTGGCGAGGAAGGCGACGCCCAAGGTGGCCAGGGTGAAGCCGACCACGGCGTAGCCCACCCGCCAGGAGGCACCGCCAGCCAGAACGGCGGTCATGATGGCGGGGCCCGCCGTGGCGCCGGCGGCATACGCGGCATGGAGCCAGGACATGTGCTTCGGGCTGAAGTGGCGGGCGCCGTAGGTGTTGAGCGCGGCGTCGATGGCCCCGGAGCCGAAGCCCACGAGAGGTGTCGCCACCAGGAAGAGCAGGAAGAGGGGCGACACGGAGAAGCCGAGGACGCCCACGGCCACGAGCAGGGTGCTCCCGGCCAGGAGCAGGCCGATGCCGAGCCTCTGGATCATCCTGCCGGCGAGCATCCCCGAGATGAAATAGGAGATGGCCGTGACGGCCAGGGGCACACCGAGCAGCGCCTGGGACAGGCCGAAGTCATCCCGCAGGGACGGCCATGCAACGCCAAACAAGGCATCTGGCAGGCCGAGGCTGATGAACGCGAGATAGGCGAGAGCCAGGAGCGCGGCGGAGGAGCGTGAGTTCGAGCGAGTCACAAGGAGTCAGAGCCGAGGAGCGTCAGGATGGGAGCCCATGGCCGGGGCTCGTTGATGCCATGCGGCGGTAGCACTCCGATAGCACGGCAACTCTGACCGTTCACGGCTGAGCAACTCCGAGGACGCGGCG
Proteins encoded in this region:
- a CDS encoding MFS transporter, whose translation is MTRSNSRSSAALLALAYLAFISLGLPDALFGVAWPSLRDDFGLSQALLGVPLAVTAISYFISGMLAGRMIQRLGIGLLLAGSTLLVAVGVLGFSVSPLFLLFLVATPLVGFGSGAIDAALNTYGARHFSPKHMSWLHAAYAAGATAGPAIMTAVLAGGASWRVGYAVVGFTLATLGVAFLATKSRWEAGQPPTQVVVDAPGNVGPVPLEEPPVSGLSALRKGRVWLQIVIFFFYTGLEVSAGQWSYTLLTEARGVAPPAAGSWVAAYWGGLLTGRIVLGFVVERVGQVRMLRFATLGALISAVLFAIPGLPLEAAALPLLSFCLANIYPGLMAETPRRVGERLAPHAVGFQVSAATLGVAVVPSVAGLVTERFGLQAIGPLLACCALALLLLHERLVAVADRAA
- a CDS encoding TonB family protein, producing MRQEAGAKTGLFASVLDGHPHQAERRARLLRVVPFVLALHLLALVLLSRERTEPVRLPARAGDEAAPVLTLLAARPAIASAVPAPAAAPAPAVPRSRVARKALPQPKPPPTPAPEPTPPSPPAEQVPAVADAAWSSHDTSEATGGAVPPDVALDGVAEAAVAGVMGGLLRGVLASGVPPPPPPLSPEEREEWVVRYMETLIRSRFMHVRYPHLASAAGITGEVLLRVSISAQGRLLKLELLGRCPHPVLCDAAQETVRNAEPFPPPPPELGTPFLLELPFRYHLN